One Polypterus senegalus isolate Bchr_013 chromosome 10, ASM1683550v1, whole genome shotgun sequence DNA segment encodes these proteins:
- the LOC120536740 gene encoding SLA class II histocompatibility antigen, DQ haplotype D beta chain-like: MRPDKRLQCRSTFFITCLALTSAAHHVITPVTLTLLFGQRAHFNCTLVEKGNCEEVNFYWRHKCLFQNGTEGDWNDIKNGEKHRIIYNKLWSSLEITDVIVSDEGWYMCYNFCFGKKTRLIEEKAKLILEAQPTVSATSSTSSEASDLLLLTCSAVGFYPISVSFTWLHSFPGGLHTSSEVIPTVLENGTYSSNSTLQISTAQWNSETEIKCVVNHSSLTKPHIEYFKQSGGLSSGVSRCQLKIILLSLGLMLMISAVTGVHVTTHRGNKSHQGKSFEEKTEES, translated from the exons ATGAGACCGGATAAAAGACTCCAGTGCAGAAGTACCTTCTTCATCACAT GTTTGGCCCTCACTTCAGCAGCTCATCATGTCATAACGCCAGTGACTCTCACTCTACTGTTTGGACAGAGGGCACACTTCAACTGTACTCTGGTGGAGAAAGGCAACTGTGAGGAGGTGAACTTCTACTGGCGACACAAGTGTCTGTTCCAGAATGGCACAGAAGGAGACTGGAATGATATTAAAAATGGCGAGAAGCACCGCATTATTTACAACAAACTATGGAGCTCTCTGGAAATTACAGATGTGATTGTCTCAGATGAAGGCTGGTACATGTGCTACAACTTCTGCTTTGGGAAGAAGACTCGCTTAATTGAAGAGAAGGCGAAGCTCATTCTTGAAG CCCAGCCTACAGTGAGTGCCACTTCATCCACATCATCTGAAGCATCTGACCTCCTGCTCCTGACCTGTAGTGCTGTGGGTTTCTACCCTATCAGTGTGTCGTTTACTTGGCTTCACTCCTTTCCAGGGGGACTCCACACCAGTTCTGAGGTGATACCCACTGTCCTCGAGAATGGCACCTACAGCAGCAATTCCACTCTACAGATCAGCACCGCCCAATGGAACTCAGAGACGGAGATCAAATGTGTGGTGAATCACAGTTCTCTGACGAAACCACATATCGAATACTTCAAACAGTCGG GAGGTCTGTCATCTGGTGTGTCTCGCTGTCAGCTGAAAATAATTCTTCTGTCTTTGGGTTTGATGCTGATGATCTCTGCTGTCACAGGAGTCCATGTGACGACACACAGAGGAAACA aatCTCATCAAGGCAAGTCTTTTgaagaaaaaactgaagaaagCTGA